One segment of Acidobacteriota bacterium DNA contains the following:
- a CDS encoding DUF4126 family protein, protein MTNVLEYLTAFGVAGGAGAKAFVPVFLLGLLHHTKYFELSAAFRWMADPTVLVILGVLIVFEIWIDAHPDLGEYSDLAAYLPKLIAGFIAFAAVVGSVDQSLVELGASGLLGGATATGVHYLRNRVRRPVRDITSGVHDGLGKLFSLGEAGFSGVVGLAAVLVPVAAALLLLGVILGGVWLAVRGTEWRVPCPKCGELIRSGAVVCPSCRQDLAVPTGGEPPAAAPPSD, encoded by the coding sequence GTGACCAATGTGCTGGAATACCTGACCGCGTTTGGAGTGGCCGGCGGCGCGGGTGCCAAAGCGTTCGTGCCCGTCTTCCTGCTGGGCCTGCTCCACCATACGAAATACTTCGAGCTGTCGGCAGCCTTCCGCTGGATGGCCGATCCCACGGTGCTGGTGATCCTGGGCGTGCTCATCGTATTCGAAATCTGGATCGACGCCCACCCCGATCTCGGCGAATACTCCGACCTGGCGGCCTACCTGCCGAAACTCATTGCCGGCTTCATCGCGTTCGCCGCCGTGGTGGGATCGGTGGACCAGAGCCTGGTGGAGCTCGGCGCCTCGGGCCTGCTGGGCGGTGCCACCGCCACCGGCGTGCACTACCTGCGCAACCGAGTGCGGCGTCCGGTGCGCGACATCACCAGCGGCGTCCACGACGGACTGGGCAAGCTCTTCAGCCTGGGCGAGGCCGGTTTCTCCGGCGTGGTGGGCCTGGCGGCCGTGCTGGTGCCGGTGGCCGCGGCCCTGCTGCTCCTGGGGGTCATCCTGGGCGGCGTCTGGCTGGCCGTGCGCGGGACCGAATGGCGGGTGCCGTGCCCCAAGTGCGGCGAGCTCATCCGGTCGGGCGCGGTGGTCTGCCCGTCGTGCCGGCAGGACCTGGCCGTGCCGACGGGCGGCGAACCGCCGGCCGCGGCGCCGCCGTCGGACTGA
- a CDS encoding twin-arginine translocation signal domain-containing protein gives MSGHDSGRATDRGLSRRAFVKALGVGSAAAGGLVLGRPSFGQGTPPPAEVETNIAEFMAVPKKPWSLPGPFPGKVVHVTDPACLANDQPVAEVVRQMVQRGITGLTGKDMAASFNLLFATDDIVGIKINPVGYPL, from the coding sequence ATGAGCGGACATGACAGCGGGCGGGCGACGGACCGCGGCCTGTCGCGGCGGGCATTCGTCAAGGCGCTGGGCGTCGGTTCGGCGGCCGCCGGTGGGCTGGTGCTGGGCCGGCCGTCGTTCGGCCAGGGGACGCCGCCGCCGGCGGAGGTTGAGACGAACATCGCCGAGTTCATGGCCGTACCCAAAAAACCGTGGTCGCTGCCCGGGCCCTTTCCCGGCAAGGTGGTCCACGTGACCGATCCCGCCTGCCTGGCCAACGACCAGCCGGTGGCCGAGGTCGTCCGGCAGATGGTGCAGCGGGGCATCACCGGCCTCACCGGCAAGGACATGGCGGCGAGCTTCAACCTGCTGTTTGCCACCGATGACATAGTGGGCATCAAGATCAATCCGGTGGGCTACCCGCT
- a CDS encoding heavy-metal-associated domain-containing protein, with protein sequence MRVSPWWIPAAVLLAALLGIGSASLVAVPSYTRDFQPAAAGAAGQRTTVLLVEGLRCVDTAERAAVQLEGVPGIIRFEAFASRNRAEVTYDPTWIGPAAIIRAVESPVYDEATGEVAFGIYRVVEVDGIPRSQVPMIDK encoded by the coding sequence ATGAGAGTGTCGCCCTGGTGGATTCCCGCCGCCGTGCTCCTGGCGGCGCTGCTCGGAATCGGTTCGGCGAGCCTCGTGGCCGTGCCCAGCTATACCCGCGATTTCCAGCCCGCCGCGGCAGGCGCCGCCGGGCAACGGACCACCGTTCTGTTGGTCGAGGGGCTCCGCTGCGTGGATACCGCCGAGCGTGCCGCCGTGCAACTCGAGGGCGTGCCCGGCATCATACGGTTCGAAGCGTTCGCCTCGCGCAACCGGGCCGAGGTGACCTACGACCCGACCTGGATCGGTCCGGCTGCGATCATCCGAGCCGTCGAGAGCCCGGTGTATGACGAAGCAACCGGCGAGGTGGCGTTTGGCATCTACCGGGTGGTCGAAGTGGATGGGATCCCCCGGAGTCAGGTTCCGATGATAGACAAGTGA
- a CDS encoding 4Fe-4S binding protein has protein sequence MLILTRRMFQIAIVAAAAVTGLRFATGWSLTSVEKYCPFGGLETLYAFLSNQRFSCAAGELNLTLFLALLGLTVLARKSFCSWVCPFGTISEGLAALGRRLFRRSRRSPGGGYRQCLEPPRAADRWLRLLRVPVLLVILSFTYRTGELIFRGYDPYYILFSFHGHDVMPWSYAVLAGLLAAAVLVPMAWCRYLCPLGAALWPLAAVGRVRLARSAAACTRCGACDRACPHSLDVSGADQVRSGECTLCLECVHACPAAGALELRIEGVRR, from the coding sequence ATGCTGATACTGACCCGCCGGATGTTCCAGATCGCGATCGTCGCGGCCGCCGCCGTGACCGGTTTGCGCTTCGCCACGGGCTGGTCCCTGACCAGCGTGGAAAAATACTGTCCCTTCGGCGGCCTCGAGACGCTGTACGCTTTCCTCAGCAACCAGCGGTTCAGCTGCGCCGCGGGCGAACTGAACCTGACCCTGTTCCTGGCCCTACTGGGACTCACCGTGCTGGCGCGCAAGTCGTTCTGCTCCTGGGTATGCCCGTTCGGCACCATCAGCGAGGGTCTGGCCGCCCTGGGCCGGCGCCTCTTCCGGCGGAGCAGGCGCTCGCCCGGCGGCGGGTACCGGCAGTGCCTGGAGCCGCCCCGCGCGGCGGACCGCTGGCTCCGTCTGCTACGGGTGCCGGTCCTCCTCGTGATCCTGTCCTTCACCTACCGGACCGGGGAGTTGATCTTCCGGGGGTACGATCCCTACTACATTCTGTTCAGCTTCCACGGCCACGACGTGATGCCTTGGAGCTACGCCGTGCTGGCGGGGCTGCTGGCGGCGGCGGTGCTGGTGCCCATGGCCTGGTGCCGCTACCTGTGCCCGCTTGGCGCGGCGCTCTGGCCGCTGGCGGCGGTGGGCCGGGTGCGCTTGGCGCGGTCCGCGGCGGCCTGCACCCGCTGCGGAGCGTGCGACCGGGCCTGCCCCCACTCGCTGGATGTGTCCGGGGCGGACCAGGTGCGCTCGGGCGAGTGCACCCTGTGCTTGGAGTGCGTGCACGCCTGTCCGGCGGCTGGCGCCCTGGAGCTTCGCATCGAGGGGGTGCGGCGATGA
- a CDS encoding metallophosphoesterase has protein sequence MITRRHCSASTPAPGVAGRPATFACAGDVHGRHRELVTLLRCAEARLGRSVDFVLQAGDFEPIRHADDLRTMAAPARYRQLGDFPAVWAGELALPRPVYFIGGNHEPVGFLKQHPDGFTLCHNCTYLGRAFAGSIHGVRVCALSGIYHPEKFTEPLPPIDRRRQVSPKEYSYFRESHVEFLLDQPGADVLVLHEWPAEVIAESDAAEFERRRRSLRYDAVGNEWARLLIAHLRPALVIAGHLHHPYRVTIRPAGNDADSGGTLFAALNKVGNGPGALAVFALDAAGGVREVPLEPPEIT, from the coding sequence GTGATCACACGTCGCCATTGCTCAGCGTCCACACCTGCGCCCGGCGTCGCCGGGCGACCGGCAACTTTCGCCTGTGCCGGCGACGTGCACGGCCGCCACCGCGAGTTGGTGACCCTGTTGCGGTGCGCCGAAGCACGCCTGGGCCGCTCGGTGGATTTCGTCCTGCAGGCGGGCGATTTCGAACCCATCCGGCACGCAGATGACCTGCGGACCATGGCCGCGCCCGCCCGCTACCGGCAACTGGGCGATTTCCCGGCCGTCTGGGCTGGGGAACTGGCACTGCCGCGGCCGGTCTATTTCATCGGCGGCAACCACGAGCCCGTCGGTTTTCTCAAGCAGCATCCGGACGGCTTCACCCTTTGCCACAATTGCACGTATCTCGGTCGGGCCTTCGCCGGCTCCATCCATGGAGTGCGGGTCTGCGCTCTGTCCGGCATCTACCACCCCGAGAAGTTCACCGAACCGCTGCCCCCTATCGATCGAAGGCGGCAGGTGTCGCCCAAAGAGTATTCCTATTTTCGGGAATCCCATGTGGAGTTCCTGCTGGACCAGCCGGGAGCGGACGTGCTGGTGCTCCACGAATGGCCGGCCGAGGTCATCGCCGAGAGTGACGCCGCTGAGTTCGAGCGCCGGCGCCGGAGCCTGCGCTACGACGCGGTGGGCAACGAGTGGGCCCGGCTGCTGATAGCACATCTACGGCCGGCCTTGGTCATCGCCGGCCATCTGCACCACCCCTACCGGGTCACCATCCGCCCGGCCGGCAATGACGCGGACAGCGGCGGCACACTGTTCGCAGCGTTGAACAAGGTGGGGAACGGTCCCGGCGCCCTGGCGGTGTTTGCGCTGGACGCGGCGGGCGGGGTCCGGGAAGTGCCGCTGGAACCGCCTGAAATCACTTGA